One window of the Suricata suricatta isolate VVHF042 chromosome 7, meerkat_22Aug2017_6uvM2_HiC, whole genome shotgun sequence genome contains the following:
- the ZSCAN26 gene encoding zinc finger and SCAN domain-containing protein 26 has protein sequence MATARLSAPSPAPLNLKKEVLRAVQGDPHSTGGRGAQLRREGTGLGQEPLCKQFRQLRYEETTGPCEALHRLRELCRQWLSPETRTKEQILELLVLEQFLTILPAELQARVREQHPESGEQAVAALEDLRPELGDAGQQADPGQAEEQKMLAGAVAWPKCEVPEPEEDQGEEARIENGDMVAETDSCGGVGSSGKASEPREPRCEDCPLGRQQVTSRGKPEDGCSACSACGAGAPRLSDLATPEGARTLGGLCESAACPGTGLLGRQETRPRERRHRGPECRKAFHRVSHLVRHQKIHLGEKPYPCKECGKVFGQNAGLSEHLRIHTGEKPFLCIHCGKTFRRSSHLNRHRRVHSREEPCECRECGRTFSPALLLTHNQRTHGRSGSHHCNECGKAFSLASDLIRHHRIHTTEKPFKCDICQKAFRLNSHLAQHVRIHNEEKPYECNECGEAFRQRSGLFQHQRYHHKDSVA, from the exons ATGGCGACTGCTCGGCTCAGCGCCCCTTCCCCGGCTCCTCTGAATCTGAAGAAGGAGGTGCTTCGGGCCGTGCAGGGGGACCCCCACTCTACTGGGGGACGGGGAGCCCAGCTGCGGAGGGAGGGCACAGGCCTGGGACAGGAGCCGTTGTGCAAACAGTTCAGGCAGTTGCGCTATGAAGAGACCACAGGGCCCTGCGAGGCACTGCACCGGCTCCGGGAGCTGTGCCGCCAGTGGCTGAGCCCGGAAACACGCACCAAGGagcagatcctggagctgctggtgCTGGAGCAGTTCCTGACCATCCTGCCCGCGGAGCTCCAGGCCCGGGTGCGGGAGCAGCACCCGGAGAGCGGGGAGCAGGCGGTGGCCGCGCTGGAGGATCTGCGGCCTGAGCTCGGAGACGCAGGACAGCAGGCG GACCCAGGCCAGGCAGAGGAACAGAAGATGCTGGCGGGGGCAGTGGCGTGGCCCAAGTGCGAAGTTCCGGAGCCTGAAGAAGACCAGG GAGAGGAGGCCAGGATTGAGAACGGGGACATGGTTGCAGAGACAGACTCTTGCGGAGGAGTGGGGTCTTCCGGGAAGGCATCTGAGCCCAGAGAGCCTCGCTGTGAGGACTGCCCCCTGGGAAGGCAGCAGGTGACGTCCAGGGGGAAGCCCGAGGACGGGTGCTCAGCGTGCTCAGCGTGCGGGGCGGGCGCTCCCCGGCTCTCCGACCTGGCCACACCCGAGGGCGCACGCACGCTGGGAGGGCTCTGTGAGTCCGCGGCGTGTCCCGGAACTGGCCTCCTTGGACGGCAGGAAACCCGCCCCAGAGAGAGACGTCATCGGGGTCCCGAGTGCCGGAAGGCCTTTCACAGGGTTTCACACCTTGTCAGACACCAGAAGATCCACCTCGGGGAGAAGCCTTACCCGTGCAAGGAGTGCGGGAAGGTCTTCGGCCAGAACGCAGGCCTCTCGGAACACCTGCGCatccacacgggcgagaagcctTTCCTGTGCATTCACTGCGGGAAGACCTTCCGGCGCAGCTCCCACCTCAACCGGCACCGGAGAGTCCACAGTCGGGAGGAGCCCTGTGAGTGCAGGGAGTGCGGAAGAACCTTCAGCCCGGCCCTGCTCCTCACCCACAACCAGCGGACCCACGGCCGCTCCGGAAGCCATCACTGCAAcgagtgtgggaaagccttcagtctGGCCTCAGACCTCATCCGACATCACAGGATTCACACCACAGAGAAGCCCTTCAAGTGTGACATATGCCAGAAAGCCTTCCGTCTCAACTCCCACCTGGCTCAGCACGTGCGCATCCACAatgaagaaaaaccatatgagTGTAATGAATGCGGAGAAGCCTTCAGACAGCGGTCGGGGCTTTTTCAGCATCAGAGATATCACCACAAAGACAGTGTGGCTTGA
- the NKAPL gene encoding LOW QUALITY PROTEIN: NKAP-like protein (The sequence of the model RefSeq protein was modified relative to this genomic sequence to represent the inferred CDS: inserted 7 bases in 4 codons; substituted 2 bases at 2 genomic stop codons): MEARRVIKMAKGEYPSEQPAGSGSRGGTVADASTWAGNPVPPQSPWQLSGAGGSVAGGAWLTAPVAGSLYPEDAAGSQRQRRGLXPAQARRSPWGGRSHCRGRECLRPPRGVSGVSAPCPPGRPEARTXGAGARNYAFSSSSVDCGGCRYHDHQYAGDPQWAGEQEQEEDENYWQRRLKERERAGELGAPEVWALSPKCPEPDSDEHTPVEDEEVKTQEETSSSDSSSEEKENTRRAKSKQASKKKAKRKHRKHXDNSDSNSDSDTNSSSDDKKRAKKAKKKEKKKKHRTKRIKKKKKTKKESSDSSFKDSEGVLPEDIWVEQSKIADTTDLIGPEAPVTRTSQDEKPLNYGHALLPGEGAAMAEFVTAGKRIPXRGEIGLTSEEIAAFERSGYVMSGSRHRRMEAVRLRKENQICSADEKRALAPLNQEERRXRENKILASFXEMVYRKTKGRDDKSGLSVAQRDF, translated from the exons CAACCCGCCGGAAGCGGAAGCCGCGGGGGCACCGTTGCTGACGCTTCTACGTGGGCGGGAAATCCCGTCCCGCCTCAGTCTCCGTGGCAACTGTCCGGCGCTGGCGGTTCGGTCGCCGGTGGAGCGTGGCTCACGGCCCCAGTGGCCGGGTCCCTCTATCCCGAGGACGCCGCGGGCTCTCAGAGGCAGCGGCGCGGCTT TCCCGCACAGGCCCGACGCTCCCCGTGGGGAGGCCGCTCTCACTGCCGCGGCCGCGAGTGTCTCAGGCCTCCGCGGGGGGTGTCGGGCGTCAGCGCCCCGTGCCCGCCCGGCCGCCCTGAGGCTCGGA CTGGCGCCGGGGCCCGCAACTACGCGTTCTCGTCCTCTTCCGTCGACTGTGGTGGATGCCGCTACCACGACCACCAGTATGCGGGCGACCCGCAGTGGGCcggagagcaggagcaggaggaggacgAGAACTATTGGCAGAGGAGgttgaaagagagggaaagggctggggagctgggagcTCCTGAGGTGTGGGCGCTGTCCCCAAAGTGTCCTGAGCCGGATTCTGATGAACACACCCCAGTGGAGGATGAAGAGGTAAAGACTCAGGAGGAGACCAGCAGTTCAGATTCCAGCTCCgaagaaaaagagaataccaGACGtgcaaaaagcaagcaagcaagcaagaaaaaggCCAAAAGGAAACATAGGAAACA TGATAATAGTGATAGTAATTCAGACTCCGACACTAATTCTAGCTCTGATGATAAAAAGAGAGCCAAAAAAgccaagaagaaggaaaagaagaagaaacacaggacaaaaagaatcaagaagaagaaaaagactaaaaaagaaTCCAGTGACTCAAGCTTTAAAGATTCAGAAGGGGTGTTGCCAGAAGATATCTGGGTTGAGCAATCAAAGATTGCAGACACCACGGATCTAATAGGTCCAGAGGCACCTGTAACACGCACCTCTCAAGATGAGAAACCTTTGAATTATGGCCATGCTCTGCTCCCAGGTGAAGGTGCAGCAATGGCTGAGTTTGTAACAGCTGGAAAGCGAATCCCATGAAGAGGTGAAATCGGGCTGACAAGTGAGGAGATTGCTGCATTTGAACGCTCAGGTTATGTCATGAGTGGTAGCAGGCATCGTAGAATGGAGGCTGTGCGACTGCGGAAGGAGAACCAGATCTGCAGTGCTGACGAGAAGAGAGCTCTCGCACCCTTGAACCAGGAAGAGAGACG AAGAGAGAATAAGATTCTAGCCAGCTTCTGAGAGATGGTGTACAgaaagacaaaagggagagatgaCAAGTCAGGACTTTCTGTTGCACAGCGGGACTTCTAA